From the Gramella sp. Hel_I_59 genome, one window contains:
- a CDS encoding transglutaminase family protein, with protein sequence MRKRIITFLLLVCMSSMYSQQEYSILKISPELLENADAVVRKMHTKLVVEDIDKVVVHTTRIVTVFNENGEYFIDAYQHYDEGDGIAKQQAIIIDAMGNEVEKFRKKDFSDVSAFGSGTLFADNRVSYMDYNARNYPYTVIYTSEFENEDTVFLDQWFPLEGYNVSIEESIFELENPDAHALRFQENNFDKVAIEDHSVKNHFLYKLRNIKARKHEDFEPSLRNTTPNLLFSMEKFELKGVAGETRDWKHFGKWMYDNLVAEHDHLPESTIKKIEDLTSSASSIEKKARLIYQYVQENTRYISVQYGIGGWEPETAMNVDRLGYGDCKGLTNYTKALLKSQGIESYYTVIHAGDSKRDIEPDFTIMQGNHVILNIPAEDGTDLWLECTSQTTPFNYMGDFTDDRYALRVTEEGGEIIRTRKYEVSDNVQAIECDIQLDENGNFDAEFTRISEGIPYGDRYGLKRETEDNLKKYYRNEWGRLQNLHFENIAFEDDRVAIQFQEKLKFSGSRLASPAGERLLVPLNFIQQGNIMKKTSQERTMPFVFERGKTYKDHFSFKIPQGYEIEALPGSDEIASEFGEFSINISASEEDKSIEVERVLIIREGEWPSEQFQNFTQFIDKVNTLNNLKAVIAKSEKS encoded by the coding sequence ATGCGCAAAAGAATCATCACTTTTTTGCTGCTGGTCTGCATGTCTTCCATGTATTCCCAGCAAGAATATTCTATTTTAAAAATTTCCCCGGAATTATTGGAAAATGCAGATGCGGTCGTTCGCAAGATGCACACAAAACTTGTTGTTGAAGACATAGATAAAGTGGTCGTACACACTACCCGCATTGTCACTGTTTTCAATGAGAATGGTGAATACTTTATTGATGCTTACCAGCACTACGATGAGGGTGATGGGATAGCAAAACAGCAGGCCATCATAATTGACGCTATGGGAAATGAAGTTGAAAAGTTCAGGAAAAAGGACTTTTCAGACGTTAGTGCTTTTGGCTCAGGGACCTTATTTGCAGACAATAGGGTTAGTTATATGGATTATAACGCCAGAAACTATCCATATACTGTTATTTATACCAGTGAATTCGAAAACGAAGACACTGTATTTCTCGATCAATGGTTTCCTCTGGAAGGTTATAATGTAAGTATTGAAGAATCTATTTTCGAACTTGAAAACCCTGATGCGCATGCACTAAGATTTCAGGAAAACAATTTCGATAAGGTTGCCATAGAAGATCATTCGGTTAAGAATCATTTCCTTTATAAACTTCGGAATATCAAAGCGAGAAAACACGAAGATTTCGAACCGTCTTTACGCAATACTACACCCAACCTTCTATTTAGCATGGAAAAATTTGAGCTGAAGGGTGTTGCCGGAGAAACCAGAGACTGGAAACATTTTGGTAAATGGATGTATGATAATCTGGTTGCAGAACATGATCATCTGCCGGAGAGCACTATTAAGAAAATAGAAGATTTGACCAGCTCTGCCAGTAGTATTGAAAAAAAAGCCAGGCTTATTTACCAGTACGTTCAGGAAAATACCCGATATATTTCTGTGCAATATGGCATTGGAGGCTGGGAACCTGAAACTGCCATGAACGTGGACAGGCTGGGATATGGCGACTGTAAAGGATTAACGAACTATACGAAAGCCTTGCTTAAAAGTCAGGGAATCGAATCTTATTACACGGTAATCCATGCAGGCGATTCAAAACGTGATATAGAGCCAGATTTCACCATCATGCAGGGGAATCATGTGATTCTCAATATTCCTGCGGAAGATGGAACAGATCTGTGGTTGGAATGTACAAGCCAGACTACTCCTTTCAACTATATGGGGGACTTCACAGATGATCGCTACGCGCTAAGAGTTACAGAAGAAGGTGGAGAGATCATACGTACCAGAAAATATGAAGTATCAGATAATGTACAGGCGATAGAATGCGATATTCAGCTGGATGAAAATGGCAATTTTGATGCGGAATTCACCAGAATCTCGGAAGGTATTCCCTACGGTGATCGCTACGGATTAAAGAGAGAAACGGAAGATAATCTCAAAAAATATTATAGAAACGAATGGGGCAGACTTCAGAATCTCCATTTTGAGAACATTGCTTTTGAAGATGACCGTGTAGCTATTCAATTTCAGGAGAAACTGAAGTTTAGTGGTAGCAGGCTGGCGAGTCCTGCCGGGGAAAGATTACTTGTTCCGCTCAATTTTATTCAGCAGGGGAACATCATGAAGAAAACTTCACAGGAGCGAACCATGCCTTTTGTGTTCGAACGTGGAAAAACCTACAAAGATCACTTCAGCTTTAAGATTCCGCAAGGTTATGAGATCGAAGCATTACCTGGAAGTGACGAGATCGCTTCAGAATTTGGAGAATTCAGTATAAATATTAGCGCTTCCGAAGAAGATAAAAGTATAGAAGTAGAAAGAGTTCTCATTATTCGCGAAGGGGAGTGGCCTAGTGAGCAATTCCAGAATTTCACCCAGTTTATCGATAAAGTAAATACCTTAAATAACCTAAAAGCAGTAATCGCCAAATCCGAAAAATCCTAA
- the dtd gene encoding D-aminoacyl-tRNA deacylase gives MRAVIQRVTKASVTVEHKVCAVMRDGLLILLGIEESDTQEDIDWLCRKIINMRIFGDDEGKMNESLKTIDGDAIVVSQFTLHASTKKGNRPSFINAAKPDIAEPLYQDFVKSFEKEFGKSVGVGVFGGDMKVSLLNDGPVTIIIDSKEKR, from the coding sequence ATGCGAGCAGTAATACAACGAGTCACAAAAGCATCGGTCACCGTAGAACATAAAGTGTGCGCGGTAATGCGCGATGGTTTATTGATCCTACTTGGAATAGAGGAGAGCGATACCCAGGAAGATATCGACTGGCTCTGCCGTAAGATCATTAACATGAGAATTTTCGGAGATGATGAGGGCAAAATGAATGAGTCTCTCAAAACTATAGATGGAGATGCTATTGTAGTAAGTCAGTTTACCCTACATGCCAGTACTAAAAAAGGGAACAGGCCCAGTTTTATTAATGCTGCCAAACCTGATATTGCAGAACCATTATATCAGGATTTTGTAAAGTCTTTCGAAAAAGAATTTGGTAAAAGTGTTGGGGTAGGAGTCTTTGGAGGAGATATGAAAGTTTCCTTGCTCAATGATGGTCCAGTAACAATTATCATCGATTCGAAAGAAAAGCGTTAA
- the rsgA gene encoding ribosome small subunit-dependent GTPase A, protein MQGVVYKSTGSWYHVKAENGRFYQCRIKGKFRIQGIKSTNPVAVGDVVRFDVEDGEEETGVIKKIIERENYIIRKSVNLSKQTHIIASNVDQVFLLITLNNPPTLTTFIDRFLVTAEAYAITAVLLFNKIDTYSIEELAEVKYLAELYRGAGYECIGISAKEGKNVDKVKDKMIGKTSMISGHSGTGKSTLINAIEPTLDLKTSEISRQHSQGQHTTTFAEMFDLQFDARIIDTPGIKGFGVVDMDKEEIGDYFPEFFQLKQHCKFHNCLHLNEPKCAVKDALEEGEIAWSRYKSYLQIMEGEDENYRVDQYQK, encoded by the coding sequence ATGCAGGGAGTAGTTTATAAGTCTACCGGGAGCTGGTATCATGTAAAAGCCGAGAATGGCCGATTTTACCAATGCCGGATCAAAGGAAAGTTCAGGATACAGGGAATTAAAAGTACAAATCCTGTTGCCGTTGGAGATGTCGTAAGATTTGATGTGGAAGATGGCGAGGAGGAAACCGGGGTTATCAAAAAGATCATCGAACGGGAAAACTATATTATCCGGAAGTCGGTTAATCTTTCAAAGCAAACTCATATAATTGCTTCAAATGTCGACCAGGTTTTCTTGCTTATTACCCTTAATAATCCGCCCACTTTAACCACTTTTATAGACCGCTTTCTGGTGACTGCGGAAGCCTATGCTATCACGGCAGTACTGCTTTTCAATAAAATAGATACTTATAGCATTGAGGAACTTGCTGAGGTGAAATACCTTGCAGAACTTTACCGCGGTGCAGGCTATGAGTGTATTGGAATTTCAGCCAAAGAAGGTAAAAACGTAGATAAAGTAAAAGATAAGATGATTGGAAAGACCAGTATGATCTCTGGTCATAGTGGTACCGGAAAATCTACTCTTATCAATGCTATAGAGCCTACTCTCGATCTCAAAACTTCCGAAATTAGCAGGCAGCACAGCCAGGGGCAGCATACCACTACTTTCGCTGAAATGTTTGACCTTCAATTTGATGCAAGAATCATAGATACTCCCGGAATTAAAGGTTTTGGTGTAGTGGATATGGACAAGGAAGAAATTGGTGACTATTTCCCGGAATTTTTTCAGCTAAAACAACATTGTAAATTTCATAATTGTCTGCATCTTAATGAACCAAAATGCGCTGTAAAAGATGCTCTTGAAGAAGGAGAGATCGCCTGGTCCAGGTACAAAAGTTATTTGCAGATCATGGAAGGTGAAGATGAAAACTACAGAGTAGATCAATACCAGAAATAA
- a CDS encoding bifunctional 3-deoxy-7-phosphoheptulonate synthase/chorismate mutase type II, with the protein MENKKELRGWLDNFNLSHPLVIAGPCSAETEEQVLTIAHQLKDSDATVLRAGIWKPRTRPGNFEGVGALGLKWLQKAKEETGMLTTTEVANPNHVDLALKHDVDILWIGARTTVSPFIVQEIADALKGTDKIVLVKNPVNPDLALWLGAVERLHTADINNLGVIHRGFSAYEKTKYRNNPEWQIPIELQNKFPDLPLILDPSHIAGRRDIIFDLCQTGLDLNFDGIMVETHHTPDKAWSDAAQQITPATLIQMMEDLKVRKEISASQDFQNKLTALRSKIDITDSQILEILSKRMKISEEIGQVKKDQNVAILQTKRWNEILGKMVLEGEDKGLSEEFVLRLFKAIHQESINHQQKILDV; encoded by the coding sequence ATGGAAAATAAAAAAGAACTCAGAGGATGGTTAGACAACTTCAACCTGTCTCACCCGTTGGTGATCGCAGGGCCTTGTAGTGCAGAAACCGAAGAGCAGGTATTAACGATCGCTCACCAGTTAAAAGATAGTGACGCGACTGTTTTACGTGCAGGAATCTGGAAACCAAGAACTCGCCCTGGGAATTTCGAAGGTGTTGGAGCACTGGGTCTAAAATGGCTTCAGAAGGCGAAAGAGGAAACCGGAATGCTAACTACTACTGAAGTTGCCAACCCGAACCATGTTGATCTTGCATTAAAACATGATGTAGATATTCTCTGGATTGGAGCGCGAACAACGGTTTCTCCATTTATAGTACAGGAGATCGCAGATGCTTTGAAAGGAACTGATAAGATCGTACTGGTAAAAAACCCTGTAAATCCAGATCTTGCTTTGTGGCTGGGAGCGGTTGAGCGCTTACACACGGCAGATATCAACAACCTTGGTGTAATACATCGTGGCTTCTCTGCTTACGAGAAAACGAAGTACCGTAACAACCCGGAATGGCAGATTCCTATCGAACTACAAAATAAATTCCCGGACCTTCCTTTAATCCTGGATCCATCCCATATCGCAGGAAGAAGAGATATCATCTTTGATCTTTGCCAAACAGGACTGGATCTTAATTTCGACGGAATCATGGTGGAAACTCACCATACTCCGGATAAAGCTTGGAGTGATGCGGCGCAACAAATTACACCAGCTACTTTGATCCAGATGATGGAAGATCTAAAGGTTAGAAAAGAGATCTCTGCCAGTCAGGATTTTCAGAATAAGCTAACAGCTTTGCGTTCTAAGATTGATATTACCGATAGTCAGATTCTGGAGATCTTATCTAAACGTATGAAAATTTCCGAAGAAATAGGACAGGTAAAGAAAGACCAGAACGTAGCCATTCTGCAAACTAAAAGATGGAACGAGATCCTTGGGAAAATGGTTCTGGAAGGTGAAGATAAAGGCCTGAGTGAAGAATTCGTTTTAAGATTATTCAAAGCCATTCACCAGGAATCTATTAATCACCAACAGAAAATCCTTGATGTATAA
- a CDS encoding prephenate dehydrogenase yields the protein MKVFIVGIGLIGGSFALDLKAGIPGISIAGIDGNEDHLKQALELGLIDRMSTIEDIHEADLVYLAIPVDASIKVLPEILDRVKDDCVVIDAGSTKENICQVVEDHAKRRNFLAAHPIAGTEFSGPQAAIHGLFRNKTNIICEVEKTAFKLQEKALEVFQKIGMRIRYMDARSHDRHIAYVSHLSHISSFMLGKTVLEKEKNERDIFDLAGSGFASTVRLAKSSPAMWAPIFSQNKKNVLETLDEYILNLQNFRKLMQEDNFDQLYQEMDRTNHIKEVLNGINKNEELKLQENGK from the coding sequence ATGAAGGTATTTATAGTAGGAATTGGATTAATTGGCGGCAGTTTCGCGCTGGATCTAAAAGCCGGTATTCCTGGAATTAGTATTGCCGGAATAGATGGAAATGAGGATCACCTGAAGCAGGCGCTTGAACTAGGTCTTATCGATAGAATGTCTACGATAGAAGATATTCATGAAGCCGACCTTGTTTATCTTGCAATTCCAGTAGATGCCAGCATTAAAGTTCTTCCTGAAATCCTGGATAGAGTAAAAGATGATTGCGTGGTGATAGATGCAGGGTCGACTAAAGAGAATATTTGCCAGGTAGTCGAGGATCATGCGAAAAGAAGAAACTTTCTGGCAGCACATCCAATCGCGGGAACAGAGTTTTCTGGTCCGCAGGCTGCAATTCATGGATTATTCAGAAATAAGACCAATATTATCTGCGAAGTAGAAAAGACTGCTTTCAAACTTCAGGAAAAAGCTTTAGAGGTATTTCAGAAGATAGGAATGAGAATACGATATATGGATGCCCGTTCACATGATCGTCATATAGCTTATGTTTCTCATTTATCGCACATTAGTTCCTTTATGCTGGGAAAAACAGTACTGGAAAAGGAAAAGAACGAGCGGGATATTTTCGACCTTGCTGGTAGTGGATTTGCCTCCACCGTGAGACTTGCTAAAAGTTCACCGGCCATGTGGGCACCGATCTTCAGTCAGAATAAAAAAAATGTCCTGGAAACTCTTGATGAATATATTCTGAATCTTCAGAATTTCAGGAAATTGATGCAGGAAGACAATTTCGATCAGCTTTACCAGGAAATGGATCGAACCAATCATATAAAAGAAGTATTAAACGGAATAAATAAGAACGAAGAATTAAAATTACAGGAGAATGGAAAATAA
- a CDS encoding aminotransferase class I/II-fold pyridoxal phosphate-dependent enzyme: MKTAERLESVQEYYFSKKLREVAALREQGKPVINLGIGSPDLAPPQQVIDAMQNGLKHSKAHQYQPYKGIPELRNAMIAFYSRYYHVNLDAENEILPLMGSKEGIMHISMAFLNKGDKVLVPDPGYPTYTSVSGLLQAEVQKYTLDESQNWLPDLEALEQQGLENVKIMWVNYPHMPTGTKATADFFEKLTAFAEKNEILVVNDNPYSFIQNTEPLSILDSHKRSDYVMELNSLSKSFNMAGWRVGMLAGSSKSIEAVLKVKSNMDSGMFYPLQAGAVKALQLSDEWFVNLNELYSSRKKKVLELVKTLNCEAAPGQSGLFVWAKAPAGKSAESLVDELLYDKNLFVTPGFIFGEQGRDYVRFSLCATEEMIDEALKRIRS, translated from the coding sequence ATGAAGACAGCAGAAAGACTGGAAAGCGTACAGGAATACTACTTCTCCAAAAAATTAAGGGAAGTGGCAGCTTTGCGAGAACAGGGCAAACCGGTAATCAATCTTGGAATTGGAAGTCCGGATCTTGCACCACCGCAGCAAGTAATTGATGCGATGCAAAATGGGCTAAAACATTCCAAAGCGCATCAATACCAGCCATATAAAGGAATTCCGGAACTAAGAAATGCTATGATAGCTTTTTATTCTCGGTATTATCATGTAAATCTGGATGCTGAAAATGAAATTCTTCCGCTCATGGGAAGCAAGGAAGGGATTATGCATATTTCCATGGCATTCCTGAATAAAGGAGACAAAGTTTTAGTCCCGGATCCAGGTTATCCTACCTATACTTCAGTTTCCGGCTTACTACAGGCAGAAGTTCAGAAATACACTTTGGATGAATCGCAGAACTGGTTGCCAGACCTGGAAGCATTAGAGCAACAGGGACTTGAAAATGTAAAGATCATGTGGGTGAATTATCCGCATATGCCTACGGGAACCAAGGCGACTGCAGACTTCTTTGAAAAACTGACCGCTTTTGCTGAAAAGAATGAAATTCTGGTAGTCAATGATAATCCATATAGTTTTATTCAGAATACAGAACCTTTGAGTATTCTAGATTCCCATAAAAGGAGCGACTACGTGATGGAACTTAATTCGCTAAGTAAAAGTTTTAATATGGCTGGCTGGAGAGTTGGAATGCTCGCCGGAAGTTCAAAAAGTATTGAAGCTGTTCTAAAAGTAAAATCCAATATGGACAGTGGTATGTTCTATCCTTTGCAGGCTGGGGCAGTAAAGGCACTTCAACTTTCAGATGAATGGTTTGTAAATTTAAACGAGTTATACAGTTCAAGAAAAAAGAAAGTTCTGGAACTGGTAAAAACATTGAATTGTGAAGCAGCCCCGGGGCAGTCTGGACTTTTTGTTTGGGCGAAGGCTCCTGCAGGTAAAAGTGCAGAAAGCCTGGTTGATGAATTGTTGTATGATAAAAATCTGTTCGTAACTCCGGGTTTTATATTTGGTGAGCAGGGAAGAGATTATGTTCGTTTCTCCCTTTGTGCTACGGAAGAAATGATCGATGAAGCTTTAAAAAGAATTAGATCATGA
- a CDS encoding prephenate dehydratase, whose protein sequence is MRKVGIQGIKGSFHHLVVMDYFGEQTAVAEHMSFQELTTALASGGTTEAVMAIENSIAGSILPNYALIDEYKLKVIGEHYTPVNMNLMAVKGQKIEDIKKVYSHPMALLQCKDFFKKHPHIKLIEDADTAEAARRISSEKKLKVAAVASPAAASMYGLEILASGIHTIKSNTTRFLVLGTEEQKPNGEILDKASLKFDLKSDRGSLVSVLNILRDSYLNLTKIQSLPIIDEPWKYSFFVDVIFDKSEDFDRAMDVLRLMTEDLNILGIYKSRLS, encoded by the coding sequence ATGAGAAAAGTCGGAATTCAGGGTATTAAAGGATCTTTTCATCACCTCGTGGTGATGGACTATTTTGGAGAGCAAACTGCTGTGGCTGAACATATGTCATTTCAGGAACTCACTACAGCGCTAGCCTCAGGTGGCACCACAGAAGCAGTGATGGCTATCGAAAACAGTATTGCAGGCTCTATTCTTCCTAATTATGCCCTGATTGATGAATACAAGTTAAAGGTCATTGGAGAGCATTACACTCCGGTGAATATGAATTTGATGGCGGTGAAAGGTCAGAAAATAGAGGATATCAAAAAAGTATATTCTCATCCTATGGCTTTATTGCAGTGCAAGGATTTTTTTAAAAAACATCCGCATATTAAGTTGATCGAAGATGCAGATACTGCAGAGGCCGCCCGTAGAATTTCTTCAGAAAAAAAACTGAAAGTTGCGGCGGTAGCAAGTCCTGCGGCGGCAAGTATGTACGGACTCGAAATTCTAGCTTCAGGCATTCATACGATCAAATCCAATACCACCAGATTTCTGGTTCTGGGAACAGAAGAACAAAAGCCGAATGGTGAAATTCTTGATAAAGCATCTTTAAAATTTGATTTAAAGAGTGATCGTGGAAGCCTGGTTTCAGTACTCAATATCCTACGTGATTCCTATTTGAATCTAACCAAGATACAGTCATTGCCAATCATAGACGAGCCCTGGAAATATTCATTTTTCGTAGATGTGATCTTTGATAAAAGCGAAGATTTTGATCGTGCGATGGATGTATTGAGATTAATGACCGAGGACCTGAACATATTAGGAATATACAAAAGCAGATTGTCATGA
- the gldA gene encoding gliding motility-associated ABC transporter ATP-binding subunit GldA: MSIQVNNISKSFGDQQALENVSFEIGRGEIVGFLGPNGAGKSTLMKILTGYLSADSGEAKINDFTLDTQLADLQRSIGYLPEHNPLYTEMYVREYLQFHASIFSAPKDRIEEVINLTGLSPEANKKIEQLSKGYRQRVGLAAALLHDPEVLILDEPTTGLDPNQLVEIRSLISSIGKDGKDGKRGKTVFLSTHIMREVEAICDRVIIINNGKIVADKYLKDLRNEKEQVIFVEFDYRIEEIALQKIPGMISAKNTGGFTYELIFDSNKDMRPAVFDFAHDNGLKTLQLNQKTKNLETLFAELTQK, translated from the coding sequence ATGTCTATACAAGTAAATAATATATCAAAAAGCTTCGGAGATCAGCAGGCGCTAGAAAATGTAAGCTTTGAAATTGGCCGCGGTGAGATCGTTGGATTCCTTGGACCTAATGGTGCGGGAAAATCTACTTTGATGAAGATTCTTACTGGCTACCTTTCTGCAGATTCCGGGGAAGCCAAGATCAATGATTTCACGCTGGATACTCAGCTGGCAGATCTTCAGCGAAGTATTGGATATCTGCCTGAGCACAATCCACTATATACTGAAATGTATGTTCGGGAGTACCTGCAGTTCCATGCATCCATATTTTCAGCTCCGAAGGACAGGATCGAAGAAGTCATTAATCTTACCGGGCTTTCACCTGAAGCAAACAAAAAAATAGAACAGCTATCGAAAGGATACCGGCAACGTGTTGGACTTGCGGCTGCGCTATTGCATGATCCCGAGGTATTGATCCTGGATGAACCTACTACTGGTCTCGATCCGAATCAGTTGGTTGAAATAAGATCATTAATTAGTTCTATTGGAAAAGACGGCAAGGATGGTAAGCGGGGAAAAACCGTATTTCTTTCCACTCATATTATGCGTGAGGTGGAAGCCATCTGTGACCGGGTCATCATTATTAATAATGGAAAGATCGTCGCCGATAAGTATCTCAAAGATCTTAGGAATGAAAAAGAACAGGTGATCTTTGTAGAATTCGACTATCGAATTGAAGAAATTGCTCTTCAAAAGATCCCTGGAATGATCTCTGCAAAAAATACCGGCGGCTTTACCTATGAGCTAATTTTTGATTCCAATAAAGACATGCGTCCGGCTGTTTTTGATTTCGCCCATGATAACGGACTCAAAACGCTACAGCTAAATCAAAAGACCAAGAACCTGGAAACTCTGTTTGCTGAACTTACCCAAAAATAG
- a CDS encoding head GIN domain-containing protein gives MKKLIFLFFGIVLWSCDSEDANDCFQKAGAITSEEIVLESFDEILVYDKIKLFIEQGETQKVIIETGENLRNEVSAKVIDGQLVLRNENDCNFVRDFNITKVYVTVPDLTYLRHAGNLMIESVGTLRLDELWLVSENQDKDIEVYTNGDFTLDLEVKNFRITSDNYSHFFLSGSVENFDGFFAAGDSRLEARDLVVLHYDLLHRGTNKLIINPQQSLKADLFSYGDIISVNRPADVDVTEHFEGRLIFE, from the coding sequence ATGAAAAAACTGATATTTTTATTCTTCGGAATAGTACTCTGGAGTTGTGATTCTGAAGATGCCAATGACTGTTTTCAGAAAGCTGGCGCGATCACTTCCGAAGAAATAGTACTTGAAAGTTTTGACGAGATCCTGGTTTATGATAAGATCAAATTGTTTATCGAACAGGGAGAAACGCAAAAAGTTATTATTGAAACCGGTGAAAATCTTCGGAATGAGGTCTCGGCTAAAGTGATCGATGGTCAGTTGGTTTTACGAAACGAGAACGATTGTAATTTTGTGCGTGATTTTAATATAACCAAAGTTTATGTCACTGTTCCCGATCTTACTTACTTAAGACACGCAGGAAATTTGATGATAGAAAGTGTTGGAACTTTACGCTTGGATGAGCTTTGGTTGGTTTCCGAAAATCAGGATAAAGATATTGAGGTTTATACCAATGGTGATTTTACACTGGATCTTGAAGTAAAGAACTTCCGGATCACCAGCGATAATTATTCGCATTTCTTTCTTTCTGGAAGCGTAGAAAATTTTGACGGCTTCTTTGCAGCTGGAGATTCCAGGTTGGAAGCTAGAGATCTTGTCGTACTGCATTATGACCTTTTACATCGCGGGACGAATAAGTTGATCATTAATCCGCAACAATCTTTGAAAGCCGATCTTTTTAGTTATGGAGATATTATTTCGGTAAACAGGCCGGCAGATGTTGATGTAACGGAACATTTTGAAGGCAGATTGATTTTTGAATAG
- a CDS encoding acyloxyacyl hydrolase: MKRILPALLMFFSLFIQAQEEKPEKYYSFDASYFYGSILEHNPDIAHLIDEHQEGFLLSVNRKTYGLEKWESRYNYPDFGYSFIYQNMKNQYLGENYSVYGHFSFYFLQRLLMFRIGQGVAYTTDPYDADTNYQNNAYGTRFLSSTYLMGNIHKEKIVGGLGMNAGVTIIHYSNADMGSPNHSTNTFTFNVGVNYLLDHKEHPDYIPRGEEEKYTEPFHYNFAVRSGVNTSGVIGSPRLPFLTVSAYADKVLNHRSTLHGGAELFFSRSLEEFIRYQSIAFPQKGTSGDEDAKRVGLFLGHKLTFNKISLITHLGYYAYYPYDDYVDRVYNRMGLQRDFSKDWWASVTVRSHGANAEAVEFSIGYRL; the protein is encoded by the coding sequence ATGAAAAGAATTCTCCCCGCTCTCCTCATGTTTTTCAGCTTGTTCATACAGGCACAGGAAGAAAAACCTGAAAAATATTATTCCTTCGATGCCAGCTATTTTTATGGAAGTATCCTTGAACACAACCCGGATATTGCACATTTGATCGATGAGCACCAGGAAGGTTTTTTACTGAGCGTGAACCGGAAAACCTACGGACTCGAAAAATGGGAAAGCAGGTATAATTATCCTGATTTTGGATATTCTTTTATCTATCAGAATATGAAGAATCAGTATCTCGGAGAGAATTATTCTGTTTACGGTCATTTCAGTTTCTATTTCCTGCAGCGATTGCTGATGTTTCGAATAGGCCAGGGAGTAGCTTATACCACAGATCCTTACGATGCTGATACCAATTATCAGAATAATGCCTACGGAACCCGCTTTTTGAGTTCTACCTATTTAATGGGAAATATTCACAAGGAAAAGATCGTAGGCGGATTGGGAATGAATGCAGGAGTAACCATTATACATTATTCCAATGCAGATATGGGTTCTCCAAATCATAGTACAAATACCTTCACTTTCAACGTAGGAGTTAATTACCTGCTGGACCATAAGGAGCATCCCGACTATATCCCGAGAGGAGAGGAAGAAAAATATACCGAACCTTTTCATTATAATTTTGCTGTTCGAAGTGGTGTGAATACTTCAGGGGTGATAGGTTCTCCAAGATTGCCATTTTTGACGGTTTCAGCGTATGCAGATAAAGTTCTGAATCACAGAAGTACGCTGCATGGAGGAGCAGAGCTTTTCTTTTCAAGGTCTCTGGAAGAATTTATCAGGTATCAGTCGATAGCATTTCCGCAGAAAGGAACTTCAGGCGATGAGGATGCTAAGCGAGTGGGATTATTTCTAGGTCACAAACTCACTTTCAATAAAATCTCCCTGATCACGCATCTTGGGTATTATGCTTACTATCCATATGATGATTATGTGGATAGAGTTTACAACCGAATGGGTTTGCAACGTGATTTTTCTAAAGACTGGTGGGCTTCGGTCACAGTTAGATCCCATGGAGCAAATGCGGAAGCAGTAGAATTTTCAATAGGTTACAGATTATGA